In Paenibacillus sp. FSL R7-0345, a single window of DNA contains:
- a CDS encoding HAMP domain-containing sensor histidine kinase, giving the protein MDRSRAGDILKAVAGILVVITGFYLSWNGGYFGLKLLEKYFGWSLTPYTSQLLTMVLQFFILFLLAGTSALIGRLRGDKRAFYIPIITAMRQIAKGNFKVEIENSRRYGQFGSIVEGINEMASELGRMEIMRQDFISNVSHEIQSPLTSIRGFARALRNEGLSAESRLHYLDIIEAESSRLSGLSDNLLKLSALEAGSFPFETKPYRLDRQLREMILAAEPQWLEKDIEVEADLGETMVVAVQDLMSQVWTNLLHNSIKFTPQGGQIYVRLRPVEDGVEVELRDSGIGIAEEELPRIFERFYKADKARSASGGGSGLGLSLVKKIVELHEGSITVTSRPGEGTAFVVRLPQRLK; this is encoded by the coding sequence ATGGACAGGAGCAGGGCCGGGGATATTTTAAAAGCAGTTGCGGGAATCCTTGTGGTAATTACAGGCTTCTATCTTTCCTGGAACGGCGGGTATTTCGGGTTAAAGCTGCTCGAGAAGTATTTTGGCTGGTCCCTGACGCCGTACACATCCCAGCTGCTGACGATGGTGCTGCAGTTCTTTATTCTGTTTCTGCTGGCCGGGACTTCAGCGCTGATCGGCCGGCTGAGAGGAGATAAACGGGCCTTTTATATCCCGATCATTACAGCCATGCGGCAAATTGCTAAAGGGAATTTCAAGGTGGAGATCGAAAACAGCCGGCGCTACGGGCAATTCGGCAGCATAGTTGAAGGGATTAATGAAATGGCCAGTGAGCTGGGCCGGATGGAGATTATGCGCCAGGATTTTATCTCCAATGTGTCGCATGAGATCCAGTCGCCGCTGACCTCCATCCGCGGTTTTGCCCGTGCCCTTCGGAATGAAGGCTTAAGCGCAGAGTCCAGGCTGCATTATCTGGATATTATTGAGGCGGAGAGCAGCCGGCTGTCGGGGCTCAGCGATAACCTGCTGAAGCTGTCGGCGCTGGAGGCAGGGAGCTTTCCCTTTGAGACGAAGCCGTACCGGCTGGACAGGCAGCTGCGCGAAATGATTCTGGCTGCCGAGCCGCAATGGCTGGAAAAGGATATTGAAGTGGAGGCAGATCTGGGGGAAACCATGGTCGTTGCCGTCCAGGATCTGATGAGCCAGGTATGGACGAACCTGCTGCATAACAGCATCAAATTTACACCGCAGGGCGGACAGATTTATGTCCGGCTGCGGCCGGTGGAGGATGGCGTCGAAGTGGAGCTGCGGGACAGCGGAATCGGGATTGCGGAGGAGGAGCTGCCGCGGATTTTTGAACGGTTCTACAAGGCGGATAAAGCGCGGAGCGCCAGCGGGGGCGGAAGCGGGCTGGGTCTGTCGCTGGTAAAAAAGATTGTCGAGCTCCATGAAGGCAGCATAACGGTAACAAGCCGCCCCGGTGAGGGGACGGCTTTTGTGGTCCGGCTGCCGCAGCGGCTTAAATAA
- a CDS encoding response regulator transcription factor translates to MAKILVVDDDPNIRELVEVFLRAEGLDEVCCASDGVEALRLMEDNGADLAIIDVMMPRMDGWELCSELRRSYDIPILMLTAKGETAQIVKGFELGTDDYLVKPFEPPVLIARVKALLKRYQISAAQSVTSGRLRMNRKTYEVSSELGSLTLPLKEFELLFKLASYPGQTLTRDRLIEEIWGYDFEGNERTLDVHVGRLRERFPREQYAFQIRTIRGLGYRLEVDK, encoded by the coding sequence ATGGCGAAAATACTGGTGGTGGACGACGATCCGAACATCCGCGAATTGGTGGAAGTCTTTTTGAGGGCTGAGGGGCTGGATGAGGTCTGCTGTGCGTCCGATGGTGTGGAGGCGCTGCGGCTCATGGAGGATAACGGTGCCGATCTGGCAATTATTGATGTGATGATGCCTCGTATGGACGGCTGGGAGCTGTGCAGCGAGCTGCGCAGGAGCTACGATATTCCGATACTGATGCTGACTGCCAAGGGAGAGACCGCGCAGATTGTCAAAGGGTTTGAGCTCGGTACAGACGATTATCTGGTGAAGCCGTTTGAGCCGCCGGTGCTGATTGCCAGGGTAAAAGCGCTGCTGAAGCGCTACCAGATTTCCGCTGCGCAGAGTGTTACTAGCGGCCGTTTGCGGATGAACCGCAAAACCTATGAGGTCTCCTCGGAGCTCGGCAGCCTTACACTGCCGCTCAAGGAATTTGAGCTGCTGTTCAAGCTGGCGAGCTATCCGGGACAGACGCTGACACGCGACCGGCTGATTGAGGAAATCTGGGGCTATGACTTTGAGGGAAACGAGCGGACGCTGGATGTGCACGTAGGGCGGCTGCGTGAGCGGTTTCCCCGGGAACAGTATGCGTTCCAAATCCGCACTATTCGCGGGCTGGGTTACCGCCTGGAGGTGGATAAGTAG
- a CDS encoding ABC transporter ATP-binding protein, producing the protein MNNIKSPRQERQGAAMKPFLKLLHQTKPSYGLLTVAVLLSMVSTLVGLVIPMFTKNLVDGFSLASISKLQIAGIAGAFIAQTIAGGVSIYLLNYVGQKTVAALRDRLWRKFLMLPVSYFNDNRTGESVSRMTNDTGILKTLISEHLASLFTGVISIVGSISVLLYLNWKMTLVLFTVLPLSALILVPLGRQMYKISKGTQDETASFTATLSGVLSEIRLVKASGAEDREYEAGRTGIMNLLSFGIREGKISAMISPLVSFVFMMLLVVIIGYGGMQVSSGALTAGELVAFILYLIQIVMPLTQLTQFFTQIQKAKGASERIIETLAAEEEVYEGAEEAVQAEAPIVVEDLSFAYKTGEQVLKEVSFTMQPGQVTAIVGPSGGGKTTLFSLLERFYQPSHGLIKLGSKPVFTFSLRSWRKLIGYVSQESPLLAGTIADNLGYGLDREVTEAEMQRAAEMAYADKFIEELPDGYQTDVGERGVKLSGGQRQRIAIARALLRDPQILMLDEATSSLDSQSEAVVQRALSNLMKGRTTIVIAHRLATVVNADQIVFMEKGRITGKGTHEELLQNHELYREFAEQQLQMNVPEPESSRAEGGPFEYGENTGGGRRSEHPRIGGSLFEG; encoded by the coding sequence ATGAATAACATTAAATCGCCCCGGCAGGAGCGGCAGGGTGCGGCCATGAAGCCGTTTCTGAAGCTGCTGCATCAGACGAAACCTTCCTACGGGCTGCTGACAGTCGCCGTTCTGCTGAGCATGGTCTCCACTTTGGTTGGCCTTGTCATTCCCATGTTCACCAAAAATCTGGTCGACGGCTTCTCCCTTGCCTCTATCAGCAAGCTGCAGATTGCCGGCATTGCCGGAGCATTCATCGCCCAGACTATTGCCGGCGGCGTCTCGATTTATCTGCTGAATTATGTGGGGCAAAAGACGGTAGCGGCGCTGCGCGACCGGCTATGGCGCAAATTCCTGATGCTACCCGTGTCCTATTTCAACGATAACCGCACAGGCGAAAGTGTCAGCCGGATGACCAATGATACCGGGATTCTTAAGACGCTTATTTCCGAGCATCTGGCCAGCCTGTTCACCGGCGTGATTTCGATTGTCGGCTCGATTTCAGTGCTGCTGTATCTGAACTGGAAAATGACACTCGTACTATTCACAGTCCTGCCGTTGTCCGCGCTCATCCTTGTGCCGCTGGGCCGGCAGATGTACAAAATATCCAAAGGAACACAGGACGAGACAGCTTCTTTTACCGCAACGCTAAGCGGGGTGCTGTCTGAAATCCGGCTGGTGAAAGCCTCGGGGGCGGAAGATAGAGAATATGAGGCCGGGCGGACCGGCATTATGAATCTGCTCTCTTTTGGCATACGGGAAGGTAAAATCAGTGCAATGATCAGTCCGCTCGTCTCCTTCGTATTCATGATGCTGCTGGTGGTGATTATCGGCTACGGGGGCATGCAGGTGTCATCGGGTGCGTTAACTGCGGGAGAGCTGGTCGCTTTTATCCTGTATCTGATTCAGATTGTTATGCCGCTGACGCAGCTTACGCAATTTTTCACCCAGATTCAGAAAGCCAAGGGCGCTTCGGAACGGATCATTGAAACGCTGGCAGCAGAAGAGGAAGTATACGAAGGTGCAGAGGAAGCCGTTCAGGCGGAGGCGCCGATTGTTGTGGAAGACCTGAGCTTCGCGTACAAAACAGGTGAGCAGGTGCTGAAGGAGGTCAGCTTTACGATGCAGCCGGGCCAGGTAACCGCAATTGTGGGTCCGAGCGGCGGCGGAAAAACGACTCTATTCTCTTTGCTGGAGCGCTTCTATCAGCCTAGTCATGGTCTCATTAAACTTGGCTCTAAGCCGGTATTCACATTCTCACTGCGCTCCTGGCGGAAGCTGATCGGCTATGTATCTCAGGAGAGTCCGCTGCTGGCCGGCACAATTGCCGACAATCTGGGCTACGGGCTGGACCGGGAAGTCACGGAGGCAGAAATGCAGCGTGCGGCGGAGATGGCTTATGCTGACAAGTTCATTGAGGAGCTGCCGGACGGGTACCAGACGGATGTCGGTGAACGCGGCGTGAAGCTCTCCGGCGGACAGCGCCAGCGGATTGCGATTGCCCGGGCGCTGCTGCGTGATCCGCAGATTCTGATGCTCGATGAAGCGACGTCCAGTCTCGACAGCCAGTCAGAAGCGGTAGTACAGAGAGCACTCTCGAACCTGATGAAGGGACGGACGACGATTGTTATTGCCCACCGGCTGGCGACGGTCGTGAACGCGGATCAGATTGTTTTTATGGAAAAAGGCCGGATTACCGGCAAAGGCACGCACGAAGAGCTGTTGCAGAACCATGAGCTGTACCGGGAATTCGCAGAGCAGCAGCTGCAGATGAACGTACCGGAGCCGGAGAGCAGCCGGGCAGAGGGAGGACCTTTTGAATATGGCGAAAATACTGGTGGTGGACGACGATCCGAACATCCGCGAATTGGTGGAAGTCTTTTTGAGGGCTGA
- a CDS encoding molybdenum cofactor guanylyltransferase has product MAHYSGIILTGGASRRMGTDKALLELGGRPVIARLSDELGQLAGSTIIACGPRQRQEYSGLGLQQVADVYPGCGPLAGLHAALSHTQHEWNLIAACDLPFASAEFLRYILGTHTEAQTHTGSSNQGSGADAAVAVSREGRVQPLLGLYHKRVVPVLEAALAAGNYRFMDCLNKLDVLYVPESGFIPADPSAPSPVFNMNTPEDYAAAAAMVQ; this is encoded by the coding sequence ATGGCACACTATTCAGGAATTATACTCACCGGCGGAGCTTCGCGCCGGATGGGCACAGATAAAGCGCTGCTGGAGCTTGGCGGCAGACCCGTCATTGCCCGGCTGTCAGACGAGCTGGGTCAGCTGGCCGGCAGCACAATCATTGCCTGCGGCCCCCGGCAGCGGCAGGAGTATAGCGGCCTCGGGCTGCAGCAGGTTGCGGACGTCTACCCGGGCTGCGGGCCGCTGGCCGGACTTCATGCGGCGCTAAGCCATACGCAGCATGAGTGGAATCTGATAGCAGCCTGCGATCTGCCTTTTGCTTCGGCAGAGTTTCTGCGTTATATCCTCGGCACTCATACGGAGGCTCAAACACATACGGGCAGCTCTAACCAAGGCAGCGGCGCAGATGCCGCAGTAGCAGTATCCCGCGAAGGCCGGGTGCAGCCGCTGCTCGGTCTGTATCATAAGCGGGTGGTTCCGGTACTGGAGGCCGCGCTTGCTGCCGGAAATTACAGGTTCATGGACTGTCTTAACAAGCTGGATGTCCTGTATGTACCGGAGTCCGGGTTTATACCAGCTGATCCCTCAGCACCCTCGCCTGTATTCAACATGAATACACCGGAGGACTACGCTGCAGCAGCAGCAATGGTACAGTAA
- a CDS encoding MFS transporter produces MPNLRDNNSKQPTFASLKWFNFFVYGTVVLFTSFFPLYLQDVGMNKLEIGSLMSVGALVSIVANPFWGIWTDKYQNIRRIVLVMLTGTLVLSQLVFQAYTYETIYIFILFFYFFQGPLFAQSNTMILSYIEDTGHRFSSFRLWGSLGWAFTAILAGPVIEWAGVSVLSYLFAVLLGMAMLALVALPRLNHSIGIAPLPFKGFRQIFYNPFFLCFILFGILVSIPNTMNNTFVSLYITELGGSKTMIGLAVFLSSILEMGVLVLCDRFLKRKISVLLGLLAAVSALFLIRWGLMAEATTPVQVALIQILHCITFGGFFYVGTQLTMLLVPAPFRSSGQALYTLAWSGIAGILGGVLGGWLYQNLGAQSMYQSGAFLTFIGTCGFGLMALFVIRGGYRPNDEEELEEF; encoded by the coding sequence GTGCCCAATTTGCGGGACAATAACAGTAAGCAGCCAACTTTTGCCTCTCTGAAATGGTTTAACTTTTTCGTATACGGGACAGTCGTTCTGTTCACCAGCTTTTTTCCGCTTTATCTGCAGGATGTCGGTATGAACAAGCTCGAAATCGGCAGCCTGATGTCTGTAGGCGCGCTGGTTTCCATCGTAGCCAATCCGTTCTGGGGAATCTGGACCGATAAGTACCAGAATATCCGGAGGATCGTCCTTGTTATGCTTACCGGGACGCTGGTGCTGTCGCAGCTTGTTTTTCAGGCCTATACATATGAAACGATCTATATTTTCATCCTTTTTTTCTATTTCTTTCAGGGACCGCTGTTTGCCCAGAGCAACACCATGATTCTCAGCTATATCGAGGATACCGGGCACCGCTTCAGCTCTTTCCGGCTGTGGGGATCGCTGGGCTGGGCATTTACGGCTATTTTGGCGGGTCCGGTGATTGAGTGGGCTGGCGTATCCGTGTTGTCTTACCTGTTTGCAGTACTGCTCGGCATGGCAATGCTCGCTCTGGTTGCGCTGCCGCGGCTGAATCACTCCATCGGGATTGCGCCGTTGCCGTTTAAGGGCTTCCGGCAGATTTTTTATAATCCGTTCTTTTTGTGCTTCATCCTTTTCGGCATCCTGGTGTCCATCCCCAATACGATGAATAACACCTTTGTGTCGCTGTATATAACGGAGCTGGGCGGCAGTAAAACCATGATCGGACTCGCCGTCTTCCTTTCCTCCATCCTCGAGATGGGCGTGCTGGTGCTGTGCGACCGTTTCCTGAAGCGCAAAATATCCGTGCTGCTGGGATTGCTGGCTGCGGTGAGCGCACTGTTCCTGATCCGCTGGGGCCTGATGGCTGAGGCGACAACCCCGGTTCAGGTAGCGCTGATCCAGATTCTGCACTGCATCACCTTCGGCGGCTTCTTCTATGTCGGCACCCAGCTGACGATGCTGCTGGTCCCTGCTCCGTTCCGTTCCTCGGGACAGGCTCTGTATACACTAGCCTGGAGCGGCATCGCCGGCATTCTGGGCGGCGTGCTTGGCGGCTGGCTGTACCAGAACCTGGGCGCGCAGAGCATGTACCAGTCCGGTGCGTTCCTCACCTTTATCGGAACCTGCGGCTTCGGCCTGATGGCGCTGTTCGTCATCCGCGGCGGCTACCGTCCTAATGATGAGGAGGAGCTGGAGGAGTTTTAG
- a CDS encoding IS256 family transposase → MTIVPENMLNNLFEKLVTDFVKENLESILRAEIGAFMSSEAAGTRNSRNGYYTRNLHTKYGNVEDLEVPRDRQGLFQTQMFEPYQRRDGWLEEAVIQMYKAGMGTRDVARFIESMFGSHYSATTVSNITATVLEDIQQWQKRPLNKRYSVIYLDGLYVKLKRGTVSGEVVYFAMGIDEDGQRQILGFYVGGQESANGWREVLKDLYSRGVHEVLLGVFDGLPGLDTAFRETYPKADVQHCVVHKIRGTFPNIRVQHKTDFFEDLKTVYTAVDHELALAAFDTVKAKWGKLYSKELQSWENQFSTLLTFYKYPPLIKEAIYTSNPIERMNKEIRKRLKPMNSLTNMDAAEKIIYLEIMEYNSRFAERVTRGFGDPGVRKKLTAMFEARYPVLEDL, encoded by the coding sequence ATGACTATTGTACCCGAAAATATGCTGAATAATCTATTTGAAAAACTTGTCACTGACTTCGTAAAAGAAAATTTGGAATCGATCCTGCGTGCGGAAATTGGGGCCTTCATGTCCAGTGAAGCTGCCGGTACACGCAACAGCCGCAACGGATACTACACCCGAAATCTACACACGAAGTATGGCAATGTGGAGGATCTAGAGGTCCCCCGCGACCGTCAGGGCCTATTCCAGACTCAGATGTTTGAACCGTACCAAAGACGAGACGGTTGGCTAGAAGAGGCTGTCATCCAAATGTACAAAGCAGGCATGGGCACACGGGATGTAGCCCGTTTCATTGAAAGTATGTTTGGCAGCCACTACTCTGCGACCACCGTCAGCAACATTACAGCAACTGTACTCGAAGACATCCAGCAATGGCAGAAACGGCCGCTAAACAAACGTTACTCGGTCATCTATCTGGATGGTTTATACGTCAAACTGAAGCGCGGAACCGTGAGTGGTGAAGTCGTCTATTTCGCGATGGGAATCGACGAAGATGGACAGCGCCAGATCCTTGGCTTCTATGTCGGCGGCCAGGAGAGCGCAAACGGCTGGCGTGAGGTGCTTAAAGATCTGTACAGCCGCGGCGTCCATGAAGTCTTGCTGGGTGTATTTGACGGGCTGCCAGGACTAGATACCGCCTTCCGTGAAACCTATCCCAAGGCGGATGTGCAGCACTGCGTCGTCCACAAAATCCGTGGAACCTTTCCTAATATTCGGGTTCAGCACAAGACCGATTTTTTTGAAGATTTGAAGACAGTGTATACAGCTGTAGACCATGAATTAGCACTGGCTGCGTTCGATACGGTGAAGGCGAAATGGGGCAAGTTGTATTCAAAAGAGTTACAGTCTTGGGAGAACCAATTCTCTACCTTGCTGACATTCTACAAGTACCCTCCGCTCATAAAGGAGGCCATTTACACCTCGAATCCAATTGAACGAATGAACAAGGAAATCCGCAAGCGTCTTAAGCCGATGAACAGTCTGACGAACATGGACGCAGCAGAGAAAATTATTTACCTTGAAATAATGGAGTACAACAGCCGTTTTGCCGAGCGAGTCACTCGTGGCTTTGGCGATCCGGGAGTCCGGAAGAAACTGACTGCTATGTTTGAAGCCAGGTACCCGGTGCTAGAAGACCTGTAG
- a CDS encoding glutamine--tRNA ligase/YqeY domain fusion protein has translation MFIQGRKLQNERLIAVENRGTPSNFIKNIITEDLSSGKVKEVVTRFPPEPNGYLHIGHAKAIWINFTLADEFGGKTNLRFDDTNPLKEDTEYVNSIKEDVKWLGYEWEEMRFASDYFGEMYERAELLIQKGKAYVDDLSADQIRELRGTLTEPGKNSPYRERSSEESLDLFRRMRAGEFKDGEKVLRAKIDMASPNINLRDPVIYRISHTHHHNTGDAWCIYPMYTFAHPLEDAIESVTHSLCSLEFEDQRPFYDWVIAECEMPAAPHQYEFGRLNLAQTVTSKRKLKLLVDEGHVDGWDDPRMPTISGLRRRGYTPEAIRSFVHETGISKSQGLVDLQMLEHFIREDLKLTVPRTMSVLRPLKVVITNYPEGQTEYFEIENNVENPEMGNRQIPFSREIYIERDDFMEVPPNKYFRLFPGNEVRLKNAYFIKCNDFIKDENGEVVELHCTYDPETRSGSGFTGRKVKGTLHWVDAGQAVPAEFRLYEPLISAEEADAEAEVEGLEVSADKPEPTFLDQLNPNSLQILQGFVEPGLKDSVPQDKFQFFRHGYFNVDSKYSTPEHLVFNLVVSLKSSFQPGK, from the coding sequence ATGTTCATACAAGGACGTAAATTACAGAACGAGAGGTTGATAGCTGTGGAGAACCGTGGAACACCCTCCAATTTCATCAAGAATATCATTACCGAAGATTTGAGCTCGGGTAAAGTAAAAGAAGTGGTCACCCGCTTTCCGCCGGAGCCGAACGGTTATTTACATATCGGACATGCCAAGGCGATCTGGATTAACTTTACACTGGCTGATGAATTCGGCGGCAAAACCAACTTGCGCTTTGACGACACCAATCCGCTGAAGGAAGATACGGAATATGTAAACTCCATCAAAGAGGATGTAAAGTGGCTTGGTTATGAGTGGGAGGAGATGCGGTTTGCCTCTGACTATTTCGGAGAAATGTACGAGCGTGCTGAGCTGCTGATCCAAAAGGGCAAAGCCTATGTGGACGACCTGTCCGCCGACCAGATCCGCGAGCTTCGCGGCACGCTGACTGAACCCGGCAAGAACAGCCCGTACCGTGAGCGCAGCAGCGAAGAGAGCCTGGACCTGTTCCGGCGCATGCGTGCAGGTGAGTTCAAGGACGGCGAGAAGGTGCTGCGCGCCAAGATCGATATGGCCTCGCCTAACATCAACCTGCGTGACCCGGTAATCTACCGGATTTCGCACACCCATCACCATAATACAGGCGATGCCTGGTGTATTTATCCGATGTATACCTTTGCCCATCCGCTGGAGGATGCTATTGAATCTGTGACCCACTCCCTGTGTTCCCTGGAGTTCGAGGACCAGCGTCCGTTCTATGACTGGGTTATTGCCGAATGCGAGATGCCGGCGGCGCCGCATCAGTATGAATTCGGCCGGCTTAATCTGGCCCAGACGGTGACCAGCAAACGGAAGCTGAAGCTGCTGGTGGATGAAGGCCATGTGGACGGCTGGGATGATCCGCGCATGCCGACTATCTCCGGACTGCGCCGCCGCGGCTATACGCCGGAAGCGATCCGTAGCTTTGTACATGAGACTGGCATTTCCAAAAGCCAGGGTCTTGTTGACCTGCAAATGCTGGAGCATTTCATCCGGGAGGACCTGAAGCTGACGGTGCCGCGCACCATGTCCGTACTGCGGCCGCTGAAGGTCGTAATTACGAATTATCCGGAAGGGCAGACGGAGTATTTTGAGATCGAGAACAATGTGGAGAATCCGGAGATGGGCAACCGCCAGATTCCATTCTCCCGTGAAATCTACATTGAGCGCGACGACTTCATGGAAGTGCCGCCGAACAAGTACTTCCGTCTCTTCCCGGGCAATGAAGTTCGCCTGAAGAACGCCTACTTCATCAAATGCAATGACTTCATTAAGGACGAGAACGGCGAGGTTGTGGAGCTGCATTGTACCTATGACCCGGAGACAAGAAGCGGCAGCGGCTTTACCGGCCGTAAAGTCAAAGGCACCCTGCACTGGGTCGATGCCGGTCAGGCTGTTCCGGCGGAGTTCCGCCTGTATGAGCCGCTGATCTCGGCTGAAGAAGCCGATGCTGAGGCAGAAGTAGAAGGCCTTGAGGTGTCTGCCGACAAGCCGGAGCCAACCTTCCTCGATCAGCTCAACCCGAACTCGCTGCAGATTCTGCAGGGCTTCGTCGAGCCGGGCCTGAAGGACAGCGTGCCGCAGGACAAGTTCCAGTTCTTCCGCCACGGTTACTTTAACGTGGACAGCAAATACTCGACACCTGAACACCTCGTGTTCAACCTGGTCGTGTCGCTGAAAAGCTCATTCCAGCCTGGGAAGTAA
- a CDS encoding DUF2164 domain-containing protein, with the protein MKPMKLPKEQRDLITENIRSYFEAERGETIGHLAADSLLDFFLKELGPAIYNTALSDCRTLAVQRMQSLEEDIYALEWKKR; encoded by the coding sequence ATGAAGCCAATGAAGCTGCCAAAAGAACAGCGCGATCTGATTACCGAAAATATCCGCAGCTACTTTGAAGCGGAACGCGGAGAGACGATCGGCCATCTCGCGGCGGACAGTCTGCTGGACTTTTTTCTCAAGGAGCTCGGTCCGGCTATTTACAACACTGCGCTAAGCGACTGCCGCACCCTGGCTGTGCAGCGGATGCAGTCGCTCGAAGAGGACATTTACGCCCTCGAGTGGAAAAAGCGTTAA
- a CDS encoding GNAT family protein, whose amino-acid sequence MFNYVVDDELVLKLLMPEHARQMFALVERSRLRLRQWLPWVDGVAEQAHITTFIKNAVKQGSDNGGFTAGLWVRGELAGIIGYHEIDWLSRSVGIGYWLGEGYEGHGYMTSACRVFVDYALLEMELNRIEIRCATGNTASRAIPERLGFVFEGVLRQSEKLPHGYVNHAVYGLLRSEWKLLG is encoded by the coding sequence ATGTTTAATTATGTCGTAGATGATGAGCTTGTACTGAAGCTGCTGATGCCGGAGCATGCCCGCCAGATGTTCGCGCTGGTTGAGCGCTCGCGGCTGCGGCTCAGACAATGGCTGCCATGGGTAGACGGGGTTGCCGAACAGGCCCATATCACCACCTTCATCAAAAATGCCGTCAAGCAGGGCAGCGACAACGGCGGCTTCACCGCCGGACTGTGGGTCCGCGGGGAGCTGGCCGGCATCATCGGGTACCACGAAATTGACTGGCTGAGCCGTTCGGTCGGCATCGGCTACTGGCTGGGCGAAGGCTATGAAGGCCATGGCTATATGACCAGCGCCTGCCGGGTATTTGTCGATTACGCCCTGCTGGAAATGGAGCTCAACCGGATCGAAATCCGCTGCGCCACCGGCAACACGGCCAGCCGGGCCATTCCGGAACGGCTGGGCTTTGTATTCGAAGGCGTGCTCCGCCAGTCCGAGAAGCTGCCCCACGGCTATGTAAACCACGCCGTATACGGCCTGCTCCGCAGCGAGTGGAAGCTGCTCGGCTAG